The Megachile rotundata isolate GNS110a chromosome 11, iyMegRotu1, whole genome shotgun sequence genome includes a region encoding these proteins:
- the Atg17 gene encoding autophagy-related 17 isoform X1, whose protein sequence is MLYIFHVDTGTTITFDIKLALQTVSQLKEAIERECGVVAAHQVLLMSGGESLEPNARVCSYSAGTDTNPIYLFSKAAIESQLPPTPSIDYGSDVDLQSQIDASLAMPATYQTLVARAQLAQQCCGLAREQTRICERLVHDQHLQQQGWAAVVANLEDITQMFQSRSDLLHQSFAVYLSERQQHMELIQNFNADLGTLAKIPILPALRAQAEGLLSPDDQPTQPEKDSEGKDEVLSLLRWISAKDNQSSLEQVAEQCSRGLEQFDERVMEALKAEVNAAIDSANKQDMKEIKGLGERLFALEQLMVQTKKLVHEQGELAQGFLQNQSRANNLGDASVLPDLCTSHRRQLLVMLQNHNQLRDIRRRCTKAKEELSVNIYHRLKWIMYVENKMMEVDSKLVIYHESLKRLRRHLEVLQQIHLAPQMYMNAVAEVVRRRTFSQAFLVWASNLACQLLTVHSEELARRREFQSKFGGHFLNTLFPGLEDTPPPFATQAPSVFDSDLPKLTVNDMESLRSQLPDLALTVSSPDLNSITQFFLSRSLTEANTEGTKDKDNASMRVDETSKEQDRARAPTLSDRGDFESETDTEEFEKISQGATDSKPESFDGAKQVRQKQLEVGASRSVSPASSTSTNVSPLNSKVVDPTSRSSSSSEPGSSFHFPSMSVSERPAQLSPLTECVENGESSYLLRHGNNCLPKYRDLPESSTPMSEESNSLSPNLPSSTRSVMCDGQQQQQQRHQLSGSGGSSPSVGIGATDFMATEFYMDESLPSSLSEHPADGQHQAIVSLLQENLGNTREEVERLRSILKTMKAVVNETLTSVRQELAVLRDRSDEEKAGFFKMTEQVRDALSLYSRECDRRLREREQELTVDHELELADVKKLIQNREEEICGLKRSLLDKETELAEHERLVATMRQKLETEQAEMRNLQTRLHRQLEDALDQARTEKEAAVKEANDERFLEIASLTNSLTQCQTRIQELEESLNTARNDQQRLVKEATDKLQLECKIELDNIRSRFKLMAASTMERSPSDSSLEKIERPEVIELANRIMAQEKDMKLEKSVAICTAIEKERADCVAKFDHELRVARQIVEERDREMEMYRMREIAYAEKCKRYKNTIRRLIKSENFNNILVDSELLKEHGEERLEMSQSNLEEVAKSVETDKDEVEVSESKKVRLEASNDASCLSRRLELLENDNKRLNAELQSLRESKESAETKIESLKADKQRLEIELMKERSRRSFVTTADSTEAREKEMNASVAMVSEATSSQDATSSPLQFRGFTCTSCVYCFWQMQKKIEKTAGTLAEEGRITVSTCNPGDIVLVCWNPAHKKYMLYQESSMHYFLNSECISTLKLKMRSDGTPKKLHIIAEVIDKQYCQARKSENRYGVPRGTRFYRVRVKSVDDSCALLESSEEQ, encoded by the exons ATGTCGATCTCCAAAGTCAAATCGATGCGTCGTTGGCGATGCCAGCCACGTACCAGACCCTCGTTGCCCGGGCCCAATTGGCTCAACAATGCTGCGGACTGGCTCGGGAGCAGACCAGGATTTGCGAGAGGTTGGTGCACGATCAACACCTTCAGCAACAGGGCTGGGCGGCGGTGGTGGCGAATCTGGAGGACATCACTCAAATGTTCCAGTCGCGATCAGATCTCCTGCATCAGAGTTTCGCCGTCTACCTCTCGGAGAGGCAACAACACATGGAACTGATCCAAAA TTTCAACGCGGATCTGGGCACGTTAGCAAAAATACCCATCCTGCCTGCGTTACGTGCTCAAGCCGAGGGTCTCTTGAGTCCGGACGACCAACCGACTCAACCCGAAAAGGACTCCGAAGGCAAGGACGAGGTGTTGAGCTTGCTTCGATGGATCTCGGCGAAGGACAATCAGAGCAGTCTGGAGCAGGTGGCAGAGCAGTGCTCGAGGGGCTTGGAGCAGTTCGACGAGAGGGTGATGGAGGCTTTGAAGGCCGAGGTGAACGCGGCCATCGACAGCGCGAACAAGCAGGATATGAAGGAGATTAAGGGCCTCGGCGAACGGTTATTCGCTCTGGAGCAATTGATGGTGCAGACGAAGAAGTTGGTCCACGAGCAAGGGGAGCTGGCCCAGGGTTTCCTCCAGAATCAGAGTCGAGCGAATAACTTGGGCGACGCCAGCGTGTTGCCCGACCTCTGCACCTCGCATAGACGCCAACTACTCGTTATGCTGCAGAACCACAACCAGCTTCGAGACATTCGACGCAGATGCACCAAAGCGAAGGAGGAGCTGTCGGTGAACATCTACCATCGCCTCAAGTGGATCATGTACGTGGAGAACAAGATGATGGAGGTGGACAGCAAGCTGGTGATCTACCACGAGAGTCTGAAGCGTTTACGACGACATCTGGAAGTGCTGCAACAGATCCACCTCGCGCCTCAGATGTACATGAACGCGGTGGCCGAGGTGGTTCGAAGGCGCACCTTCTCTCAGGCGTTCCTCGTTTGGGCCAGCAATCTCGCCTGCCAATTGCTGACCGTCCACAGCGAGGAACTGGCTCGCAGAAGGGAATTCCAGAGCAAGTTCGGTGGCCATTTCTTGAACACCCTGTTCCCGGGCCTCGAGGATACTCCGCCTCCTTTTGCCACGCAAGCACCGTCTGTCTTCGACAGCGACTTACCGAAG TTGACGGTGAACGACATGGAATCTCTGAGATCGCAGCTACCTGACCTGGCGCTCACCGTCTCATCGCCGGATCTGAACAGCATCACGCAGTTCTTCTTGTCTAGGAGCCTTACCGAGGCCAACACGGAGGGTACCAAGGACAAGGATAACGCTTCCATGCGCGTCGACGAGACCAGCAAGGAGCAGGATCGAGCGAGGGCTCCGACGTTGTCTGACAG GGGTGATTTCGAATCGGAGACGGATACGGAGGAGTTCGAGAAGATCAGTCAGGGCGCCACAGACTCCAAGCCGGAGTCGTTCGATGGCGCGAAGCAAGTGCGACAGAAGCAATTGGAGGTTGGTGCCTCGCGAAGCGTGTCCCCTGCATCCTCCACCTCGACTAACGTATCCCCGCTTAATTCGAAAGTCGTGGACCCGACGAGCCGGTCATCCTCTTCGAGTGAGCCTGGATCCTCCTTCCATTTCCCTAGTATGTCCGTCAGCGAGCGTCCTGCTCAGCTGAGCCCGCTCACCGAATGCGTCGAGAACGGCGAGTCGAGCTATTTGCTTCGTCACGGCAACAACTGTCTTCCCAAGTATCGGGACTTACCGGAATCCTCCACTCCCATGTCCGAGGAGTCCAACTCCCTCAGTCCCAATCTTCCTTCCTCGACACGGTCCGTGATGTGCGACGgccagcagcagcaacagcaacgcCATCAGCTATCGGGCAGTGGCGGTAGCAGTCCTTCCGTTGGAATAGGCGCTACCGACTTCATGGCCACTGAATTTTACATGGACGAGTCACTGCCGAGCAGTCTCAGCGAGCATCCTGCAGACGGCCAACATCAGGCCATCGTTTCCCTTCTCCAG GAGAATCTTGGCAACACGCGCGAGGAAGTGGAGAGGCTCCGCTCAATCCTGAAGACGATGAAAGCAGTGGTGAACGAGACGTTGACGTCGGTTCGTCAGGAGTTGGCCGTGCTGAGGGATCGATCGGACGAGGAGAAGGCCGGCTTCTTCAAGATGACGGAACAAGTCCGCGACGCCCTGTCCCTGTACTCGCGCGAATGTGATCGTCGTCTTCGAGAACGCGAGCAGGAGCTTACCGTAGACCACGAACTCGAATTGGCCGATGTGAAGAAGTTAATACAGAACCGAGAAGAAGAGATTTGCGGCTTGAAACGTAGTCTGCTGGACAAAGAAACCGAACTGGCGGAACACGAGCGTCTAGTCGCGACGATGCGGCAGAAATTAGAGACCGAGCAAGCCGAGATGAGGAACCTGCAAACGCGTCTGCACCGTCAGCTCGAGGATGCGTTGGATCAGGCTCGAACGGAGAAGGAAGCCGCGGTGAAGGAGGCGAACGACGAGAGGTTCTTGGAGATTGCCTCCTTGACAAACTCCCTGACGCAGTGTCAGACGCGGATCCAAGAGCTGGAGGAAAGTTTGAATACGGCGCGCAACGATCAACAAAGGCTGGTGAAGGAGGCTACCGACAAGCTGCAGTTGGAATGCAAAATCGAACTGGACAACATCAGAAGTCGGTTCAAGCTAATGGCCGCGTCTACCATGGAGAGGAGTCCAAGCGACAGCAGCCTCGAGAAGATCGAG AGACCGGAAGTGATCGAACTGGCCAACCGCATAATGGCCCAGGAGAAGGACATGAAGCTAGAAAAGTCGGTTGCTATATGTACAGCCATCGAGAAGGAGCGGGCAGATTGCGTGGCGAAGTTCGATCACGAATTGCGAGTAGCCAGACAGATTGTCGAGGAACGAGATAGGGAAATGGAGATGTATCGAATGAGAGAGATTGCGTACGCTGAAAAGTGTAAACGCTATAAGAACACCATCAGACGACTGATCAAGTCCGAAAACTTCAACAACATCCTAGTAGATAGCGAATTGCTCAAGGAGCATGGCGAGGAACGGTTGGAAATGAGTCAGAGCAATCTCGAAGAAGTCGCGAAGAGCGTGGAAACGGATAAGGACGAGGTGGAAGTATCCGAGTCGAAGAAGGTGCGCCTAGAAGCGAGCAACGACGCGAGCTGCCTATCCAGGAGACTGGAGCTGCTGGAGAACGACAACAAGAGATTGAACGCGGAACTGCAATCGCTTCGAGAGAGCAAAGAATCTGCGGAAACAAAAATAGAGTCGTTGAAAGCGGACAAGCAACGCTTGGAGATCGAGCTGATGAAAGAACGATCCAGAAGAAGCTTCGTCACCACTGCTGATTCGACCGAAGCTCGCGAGAAGGAAATGAATGCTTCCGTGGCCATGGTTTCCGAGGCAACGTCGAGTCAAGATGCTACCAGTAGTCCTTTACAGTTCCGCGGATTCACTTGTACCAGCTGTGTGTACTGCTTCTGGCAAATGCAGAAAAAGATCGAGAAAACTGCGGGAACGCTAGCGGAGGAGGGTCGTATCACTGTCTCTACTTGCAATCCTGGAGACATCGTCTTGGTTTGTTGGAACCCGGCTCACAAAAAGTATATGCTGTATCAAGAGTCCTCGATGCACTATTTTCTCAATTCGGAGTGCATAAGTACCTTGAAGCTGAAAATGCGCTCGGACGGGACCCCGAAGAAGCTCCACATCATTGCCGAGGTTATCGACAAGCAGTACTGTCAAGCAAGGAAG TCCGAGAACCGGTATGGTGTGCCACGCGGCACCAGGTTCTATCGTGTTCGCGTGAAATCAGTGGACGACAGCTGCGCTCTATTGGAGAGCAGCGAAGAACAGTAA
- the Atg17 gene encoding autophagy-related 17 isoform X2, translated as MLYIFHVDTGTTITFDIKLALQTVSQLKEAIERECGVVAAHQVLLMSGGESLEPNARVCSYSAGTDTNPIYLFSKAAIESQLPPTPSIDYGSDVDLQSQIDASLAMPATYQTLVARAQLAQQCCGLAREQTRICERLVHDQHLQQQGWAAVVANLEDITQMFQSRSDLLHQSFAVYLSERQQHMELIQNFNADLGTLAKIPILPALRAQAEGLLSPDDQPTQPEKDSEGKDEVLSLLRWISAKDNQSSLEQVAEQCSRGLEQFDERVMEALKAEVNAAIDSANKQDMKEIKGLGERLFALEQLMVQTKKLVHEQGELAQGFLQNQSRANNLGDASVLPDLCTSHRRQLLVMLQNHNQLRDIRRRCTKAKEELSVNIYHRLKWIMYVENKMMEVDSKLVIYHESLKRLRRHLEVLQQIHLAPQMYMNAVAEVVRRRTFSQAFLVWASNLACQLLTVHSEELARRREFQSKFGGHFLNTLFPGLEDTPPPFATQAPSVFDSDLPKLTVNDMESLRSQLPDLALTVSSPDLNSITQFFLSRSLTEANTEGTKDKDNASMRVDETSKEQDRARAPTLSDRGDFESETDTEEFEKISQGATDSKPESFDGAKQVRQKQLEENLGNTREEVERLRSILKTMKAVVNETLTSVRQELAVLRDRSDEEKAGFFKMTEQVRDALSLYSRECDRRLREREQELTVDHELELADVKKLIQNREEEICGLKRSLLDKETELAEHERLVATMRQKLETEQAEMRNLQTRLHRQLEDALDQARTEKEAAVKEANDERFLEIASLTNSLTQCQTRIQELEESLNTARNDQQRLVKEATDKLQLECKIELDNIRSRFKLMAASTMERSPSDSSLEKIERPEVIELANRIMAQEKDMKLEKSVAICTAIEKERADCVAKFDHELRVARQIVEERDREMEMYRMREIAYAEKCKRYKNTIRRLIKSENFNNILVDSELLKEHGEERLEMSQSNLEEVAKSVETDKDEVEVSESKKVRLEASNDASCLSRRLELLENDNKRLNAELQSLRESKESAETKIESLKADKQRLEIELMKERSRRSFVTTADSTEAREKEMNASVAMVSEATSSQDATSSPLQFRGFTCTSCVYCFWQMQKKIEKTAGTLAEEGRITVSTCNPGDIVLVCWNPAHKKYMLYQESSMHYFLNSECISTLKLKMRSDGTPKKLHIIAEVIDKQYCQARKSENRYGVPRGTRFYRVRVKSVDDSCALLESSEEQ; from the exons ATGTCGATCTCCAAAGTCAAATCGATGCGTCGTTGGCGATGCCAGCCACGTACCAGACCCTCGTTGCCCGGGCCCAATTGGCTCAACAATGCTGCGGACTGGCTCGGGAGCAGACCAGGATTTGCGAGAGGTTGGTGCACGATCAACACCTTCAGCAACAGGGCTGGGCGGCGGTGGTGGCGAATCTGGAGGACATCACTCAAATGTTCCAGTCGCGATCAGATCTCCTGCATCAGAGTTTCGCCGTCTACCTCTCGGAGAGGCAACAACACATGGAACTGATCCAAAA TTTCAACGCGGATCTGGGCACGTTAGCAAAAATACCCATCCTGCCTGCGTTACGTGCTCAAGCCGAGGGTCTCTTGAGTCCGGACGACCAACCGACTCAACCCGAAAAGGACTCCGAAGGCAAGGACGAGGTGTTGAGCTTGCTTCGATGGATCTCGGCGAAGGACAATCAGAGCAGTCTGGAGCAGGTGGCAGAGCAGTGCTCGAGGGGCTTGGAGCAGTTCGACGAGAGGGTGATGGAGGCTTTGAAGGCCGAGGTGAACGCGGCCATCGACAGCGCGAACAAGCAGGATATGAAGGAGATTAAGGGCCTCGGCGAACGGTTATTCGCTCTGGAGCAATTGATGGTGCAGACGAAGAAGTTGGTCCACGAGCAAGGGGAGCTGGCCCAGGGTTTCCTCCAGAATCAGAGTCGAGCGAATAACTTGGGCGACGCCAGCGTGTTGCCCGACCTCTGCACCTCGCATAGACGCCAACTACTCGTTATGCTGCAGAACCACAACCAGCTTCGAGACATTCGACGCAGATGCACCAAAGCGAAGGAGGAGCTGTCGGTGAACATCTACCATCGCCTCAAGTGGATCATGTACGTGGAGAACAAGATGATGGAGGTGGACAGCAAGCTGGTGATCTACCACGAGAGTCTGAAGCGTTTACGACGACATCTGGAAGTGCTGCAACAGATCCACCTCGCGCCTCAGATGTACATGAACGCGGTGGCCGAGGTGGTTCGAAGGCGCACCTTCTCTCAGGCGTTCCTCGTTTGGGCCAGCAATCTCGCCTGCCAATTGCTGACCGTCCACAGCGAGGAACTGGCTCGCAGAAGGGAATTCCAGAGCAAGTTCGGTGGCCATTTCTTGAACACCCTGTTCCCGGGCCTCGAGGATACTCCGCCTCCTTTTGCCACGCAAGCACCGTCTGTCTTCGACAGCGACTTACCGAAG TTGACGGTGAACGACATGGAATCTCTGAGATCGCAGCTACCTGACCTGGCGCTCACCGTCTCATCGCCGGATCTGAACAGCATCACGCAGTTCTTCTTGTCTAGGAGCCTTACCGAGGCCAACACGGAGGGTACCAAGGACAAGGATAACGCTTCCATGCGCGTCGACGAGACCAGCAAGGAGCAGGATCGAGCGAGGGCTCCGACGTTGTCTGACAG GGGTGATTTCGAATCGGAGACGGATACGGAGGAGTTCGAGAAGATCAGTCAGGGCGCCACAGACTCCAAGCCGGAGTCGTTCGATGGCGCGAAGCAAGTGCGACAGAAGCAATTGGAG GAGAATCTTGGCAACACGCGCGAGGAAGTGGAGAGGCTCCGCTCAATCCTGAAGACGATGAAAGCAGTGGTGAACGAGACGTTGACGTCGGTTCGTCAGGAGTTGGCCGTGCTGAGGGATCGATCGGACGAGGAGAAGGCCGGCTTCTTCAAGATGACGGAACAAGTCCGCGACGCCCTGTCCCTGTACTCGCGCGAATGTGATCGTCGTCTTCGAGAACGCGAGCAGGAGCTTACCGTAGACCACGAACTCGAATTGGCCGATGTGAAGAAGTTAATACAGAACCGAGAAGAAGAGATTTGCGGCTTGAAACGTAGTCTGCTGGACAAAGAAACCGAACTGGCGGAACACGAGCGTCTAGTCGCGACGATGCGGCAGAAATTAGAGACCGAGCAAGCCGAGATGAGGAACCTGCAAACGCGTCTGCACCGTCAGCTCGAGGATGCGTTGGATCAGGCTCGAACGGAGAAGGAAGCCGCGGTGAAGGAGGCGAACGACGAGAGGTTCTTGGAGATTGCCTCCTTGACAAACTCCCTGACGCAGTGTCAGACGCGGATCCAAGAGCTGGAGGAAAGTTTGAATACGGCGCGCAACGATCAACAAAGGCTGGTGAAGGAGGCTACCGACAAGCTGCAGTTGGAATGCAAAATCGAACTGGACAACATCAGAAGTCGGTTCAAGCTAATGGCCGCGTCTACCATGGAGAGGAGTCCAAGCGACAGCAGCCTCGAGAAGATCGAG AGACCGGAAGTGATCGAACTGGCCAACCGCATAATGGCCCAGGAGAAGGACATGAAGCTAGAAAAGTCGGTTGCTATATGTACAGCCATCGAGAAGGAGCGGGCAGATTGCGTGGCGAAGTTCGATCACGAATTGCGAGTAGCCAGACAGATTGTCGAGGAACGAGATAGGGAAATGGAGATGTATCGAATGAGAGAGATTGCGTACGCTGAAAAGTGTAAACGCTATAAGAACACCATCAGACGACTGATCAAGTCCGAAAACTTCAACAACATCCTAGTAGATAGCGAATTGCTCAAGGAGCATGGCGAGGAACGGTTGGAAATGAGTCAGAGCAATCTCGAAGAAGTCGCGAAGAGCGTGGAAACGGATAAGGACGAGGTGGAAGTATCCGAGTCGAAGAAGGTGCGCCTAGAAGCGAGCAACGACGCGAGCTGCCTATCCAGGAGACTGGAGCTGCTGGAGAACGACAACAAGAGATTGAACGCGGAACTGCAATCGCTTCGAGAGAGCAAAGAATCTGCGGAAACAAAAATAGAGTCGTTGAAAGCGGACAAGCAACGCTTGGAGATCGAGCTGATGAAAGAACGATCCAGAAGAAGCTTCGTCACCACTGCTGATTCGACCGAAGCTCGCGAGAAGGAAATGAATGCTTCCGTGGCCATGGTTTCCGAGGCAACGTCGAGTCAAGATGCTACCAGTAGTCCTTTACAGTTCCGCGGATTCACTTGTACCAGCTGTGTGTACTGCTTCTGGCAAATGCAGAAAAAGATCGAGAAAACTGCGGGAACGCTAGCGGAGGAGGGTCGTATCACTGTCTCTACTTGCAATCCTGGAGACATCGTCTTGGTTTGTTGGAACCCGGCTCACAAAAAGTATATGCTGTATCAAGAGTCCTCGATGCACTATTTTCTCAATTCGGAGTGCATAAGTACCTTGAAGCTGAAAATGCGCTCGGACGGGACCCCGAAGAAGCTCCACATCATTGCCGAGGTTATCGACAAGCAGTACTGTCAAGCAAGGAAG TCCGAGAACCGGTATGGTGTGCCACGCGGCACCAGGTTCTATCGTGTTCGCGTGAAATCAGTGGACGACAGCTGCGCTCTATTGGAGAGCAGCGAAGAACAGTAA